A region from the Triticum aestivum cultivar Chinese Spring chromosome 3D, IWGSC CS RefSeq v2.1, whole genome shotgun sequence genome encodes:
- the LOC123078402 gene encoding vesicle transport v-SNARE 11-like produces MTDVFQGYERQYCEISASLSRKCTAAASQEGEKLKQKASKIKSSIDGPEALIRKMDLEARNLQPSLRAGQLAKLREYKSDLNNLKGVLKRITAGNGQQGAREELLESGMADMLVVSADQRSRLLRTTERQNQTTDRIRDSHRTMLETEELGVSIMHDLHQQRQSLLHANDTLHDVDDNIGKSRKIMGAMVRRMDRNKWIIGLLIALLVLAILVVLYFKFLH; encoded by the exons ATGACCGATGTATTCCAGGGCTACGAGCGCCAGTACTGCGAGATCTCGGCCTCCCTCTCCCGCAAATGCACGGCCGCCGCCTCCCAGGAGGGAG AGAAACTGAAGCAGAAGGCCTCGAAGATCAAATCCAGCATCGATGGCCCCGAGGCACTG ATAAGGAAGATGGATCTTGAAGCAAGGAACCTCCAGCCGAGCCTGAGGGCCGGGCAACTGGCGAAACTGAGAGAGTACAAGTCGGATCTTAACAATCTGAAGGGGGTGTTGAAGAGAATCACTGCTGGTAATGGCCAACAAGGGGCGAGAGAGGAGTTGCTGGAGTCAGGAATGGCAGATATGTTGGTG GTATCTGCTGATCAAAGGTCAAGATTGCTCAGGACAACGGAAAGGCAAAATCAGACAACTGATAGGATCAGAGATAGCCATAGAACTATGCTGGAAACAGAAGAGCTTGGAGTCTCCATCATGCATGACTTGCATCAGCAGCGCCAGTCTCTTTTGCATGCTAATGATACG TTGCATGACGTGGATGACAACATTGGCAAGAGCAGAAAGATCATGGGGGCCATGGTGAGAAGGATGGATAGGAACAAGTGGATTATCGGCTTGCTGATAGCCCTTCTTGTTTTAGCGATCCTAGTAGTCCTGTATTTCAAGTTTCTGCACTGA